A portion of the Streptomyces sp. NBC_00376 genome contains these proteins:
- a CDS encoding GTP-binding protein: protein MTSSQAAPAAVKILIAGGFGVGKTTLVGAVSEVAPLRTEEYLTKASIGVDDLAGVGEKDTTTVALDFGRITVSPELVVYLFGTPGQERFWFMWNDLVNGALGGVVIADTRRLETSFASIDFYESRDIPFVVAINCFHGHNTRTPDEIRAALDLDPHVPLLIGDVRERPFGRDVLLALVDHLMSLPVTAG from the coding sequence ATGACAAGCAGTCAGGCGGCCCCCGCCGCCGTCAAGATACTTATCGCCGGAGGCTTCGGCGTCGGCAAGACCACCCTGGTGGGCGCGGTCAGCGAGGTCGCTCCGCTGCGCACCGAGGAGTACCTGACCAAGGCCAGCATCGGGGTCGACGACCTGGCCGGTGTCGGCGAGAAGGACACCACCACCGTCGCACTGGACTTCGGCCGCATCACGGTCAGTCCCGAGCTGGTGGTCTACCTCTTCGGCACCCCCGGCCAGGAACGCTTCTGGTTCATGTGGAACGACCTGGTCAACGGGGCGCTCGGCGGCGTGGTGATCGCCGACACCCGCAGGCTGGAGACGAGCTTCGCCTCGATCGACTTCTACGAGAGCCGGGACATCCCGTTCGTGGTCGCGATCAACTGCTTCCACGGCCACAACACCCGTACCCCGGACGAGATCAGGGCCGCTCTCGACCTCGACCCGCACGTACCGCTGCTGATCGGCGACGTCCGCGAGCGCCCCTTCGGCCGGGACGTGCTGCTGGCCCTGGTGGACCACCTGATGAGCCTGCCCGTCACGGCCGGCTGA
- a CDS encoding DUF742 domain-containing protein: MTPYWEDEAEEDGAGTMVRPYTITRGRTAPERDDFSLITVLTTAQDPRDEHGAPVRPGRLQPEHRMILERCRRPAAVAEVASDLGLPVSVTKILLADLVAQGLLLARAPLSVARVAGGRDMGLLAAVRDGLRRL; encoded by the coding sequence GTGACCCCGTACTGGGAGGACGAGGCCGAGGAGGACGGGGCGGGCACGATGGTGCGCCCGTACACCATCACCCGGGGCCGGACCGCTCCCGAGCGGGACGACTTCAGCCTGATCACCGTGCTCACGACCGCGCAGGACCCCCGCGACGAGCACGGTGCGCCGGTGCGGCCCGGGAGGCTCCAGCCGGAACACCGGATGATCCTGGAGCGCTGCCGCCGCCCGGCCGCGGTCGCCGAAGTCGCCTCCGACCTCGGCCTCCCGGTGTCGGTGACCAAGATCCTGCTGGCCGACCTCGTCGCCCAGGGCCTGCTGCTCGCCCGCGCCCCGCTCTCGGTGGCGCGGGTGGCGGGCGGGCGCGACATGGGGCTGCTGGCCGCCGTACGTGACGGACTCCGGAGACTCTGA